In Leishmania mexicana MHOM/GT/2001/U1103 complete genome, chromosome 20, one genomic interval encodes:
- a CDS encoding putative protein kinase, putative,serine/threonine protein kinase produces the protein MAAPSDALIKKVCNVFPATFGVDTEEELTPAEGRLSRPFRYYLDTVLGSGTSGTVLYARRVRDDHPFAVKVMDVEGYTPQEIMRASGEVCCLLSCDYFSIVKCHEDFVYSDEKYPESVSMMAMVLDYANAGDLRQEIKSRSKTNRPFAEHEAGLIFIQVLLAVHHLHSKRMIHRDIKSANILLCSNGLAKLGDFGFSKHYAATVSEDVGRTFCGTPYYVAPEIWQRRPYSKKADMFSLGVLLYELLTLKRPFDGGDIEEVMHKTLAGRFDPLPDSISKEVQTIVSALLQSEPKKRPSSKTLLNTPTCKLYISVVREIVQSGETGGFSAEQETTITRQLKQTKEELQVDRRRPPLSMEDVLRTTVRVSLSESTDRIGFILYGGKVMKQSSDLSWKRRYVCVYGEVEKGCPLTGDVASCLVSLELVQAVSRETLEQQCISTPFSDLEDVFPVISKYTGSDAAHAFAVAFKNGRRILFDADDDNDRDGWMRSIQSFLGIGDEDD, from the coding sequence ATGGCGGCACCCAGCGACGCACTTATCAAGAAGGTGTGCAACGTGTTCCCCGCCACCTTTGGGGTAGACACCGAAGAGGAACTAACTCCTGCGGAAGGTCGACTTTCACGCCCTTTCCGATACTACTTGGACACAGTGTTGGGGTCTGGGACTTCCGGAACGGTGCTCTACgcccgtcgcgtgcgcgaTGATCACCCGTTCGCGGTCAAGGTGATGGACGTAGAGGGCTACACACCGCAGGAGATCATGCGCGCGTCTGGTGAGGTGTGCTGCCTGCTCAGCTGCGACTACTTCTCGATTGTCAAGTGCCACGAAGACTTTGTGTACAGCGACGAGAAGTATCCGGAGAGTGTCTCCATGATGGCTATGGTGCTGGACTACGCCAACGCCGGTGATCTCCGCCAAGAAATAAAGAGCCGAAGCAAGACGAACCGCCCTTTTGCAGAGCATGAGGCCGGCCTGATCTTCATCcaggtgctgctggccgTCCACCATCTCCACTCGAAGCGCATGATTCACCGTGATATCAAGAGTGCCAATATCCTGCTGTGCAGCAATGGTCTTGCGAAGCTTGGCGACTTCGGTTTTAGCAAGCACTACGCCGCTACCGTGAGCGAAGATGTCGGCCGCACGTTCTGTGGGACCCCCTACTACGTGGCACCGGAGATTTGGCAGCGTCGCCCGTACAGCAAGAAGGCGGACATGTTCTCGCTTGGCGTGCTTCTTTACGAGCTGCTGACGCTAAAGCGTCCCTTTGACGGCGGGGATATCGAGGAGGTTATGCACAAGACACTTGCTGGCCGCTTCGACCCCTTGCCAGACAGCATTAGCAAGGAGGTGCAAACAATCGTTtcggcactgctgcagaGCGAACCCAAAAAGCGTCCGTCTAGTAAGACGCTGCTGAACACGCCAACGTGCAAGCTGTACATCTCCGTTGTGCGGGAGATCGTGCAAAGCGGGGAGACCGGCGGCTTTTCTGCTGAGCAGGAAACGACCATAACGCGGCAGCTGAAGCAGacgaaggaggagctgcaggtcgaccgccgccgcccaccctTGTCGATGGAGGATGTTCTGCGCACGACTGTGAGGGTGTCTTTGAGCGAGTCAACCGATCGCATCGGGTTTATTTTGTACGGAGGCAAGGTGATGAAGCAGAGCAGTGACCTTAGCTGGAAGCGCCGCTATGTGTGCGTTTACGGCGAGGTGGAAAAGGGATGCCCGCTGACCGGCGACGTGGCATCCTGTCTGGTCTCGCTCGAGCTCGTGCAGGCGGTATCTCGTGAGACCCTGGAGCAGCAGTGCATTTCAACCCCCTTTTCGGACTTGGAGGATGTCTTCCCGGTAATCAGCAAGTACACTGGCTCGGATGCAGCGCACGCCTTCGCCGTGGCCTTCAAGAACGGCCGACGCATATTGTTTGACGCGGATGATGACAATGACCGCGATGGCTGGATGCGTTCCATCCAAAGCTTCCTTGGCATCGGAGACGAGGATGACTGA